GATTTGTCGGCCATGGATCACCTCGTCGTTTCGGATCCATCGTCTCGCACCGGCATAGGCTTCTGACAGGCCGGAACGCATCCCGGCCCACCCTCAATCCGCCGCCGGCACCATCTGCCCGATCCACAGCCGATTCCCGTCCGGATCCTCGATCCGGAATTCGGTCATGCCGTAGAAGGTGACCTCCAGGTCGGGAACCTCGACGCCGTTCGCCCGGACGAACCGGTGGTACGCGACGACGTCGTCGGGGTACAGGTAGATCACGGATTGCCGCGGTCCGTCCGGCCGCACGTTGA
This portion of the Candidatus Polarisedimenticolaceae bacterium genome encodes:
- a CDS encoding VOC family protein codes for the protein MTMTRLIPMLPVRHLPASVEFYRKLGFTVERRDDRQGWAMLGLDDCRLMIDQSINVRPDGPRQSVIYLYPDDVVAYHRFVRANGVEVPDLEVTFYGMTEFRIEDPDGNRLWIGQMVPAAD